A region of Mesorhizobium sp. AR02 DNA encodes the following proteins:
- a CDS encoding Gfo/Idh/MocA family protein, with amino-acid sequence MANLSGALIGCGFFAVNQMHAWRDIEGASIVAICDRDPERLRIVGDPFGVTRRYTDAAALFAAETLDFVDIATTVGSHRPLVEMAAAHRVPVICQKPFAPTLADAKAMVAACAKAGVPLMVHENFRWQSPIQAMRAVLDSGEIGTPFFGRISFRSAYDVFSGQPYLATGKRFIIEDLGIHILDIARFLLGDVSSLTARTARINPAIAGEDVATMLMDHKGGAISVVDCSYATRLAVEPFPETLIEIDGSDGTLRLAQGYQLTVTGKSGTTVKDISPPLLPWASRPWHNIQESVLAIQRHWVDCLASGKEPATSGADNLKTFALVEAAYRGAASREPVQIDGLLK; translated from the coding sequence ATGGCGAATCTGAGCGGAGCGCTGATCGGCTGCGGCTTCTTCGCCGTCAACCAGATGCATGCCTGGCGCGACATCGAGGGCGCCTCCATCGTCGCCATCTGCGATCGCGACCCGGAACGGTTGCGGATCGTCGGCGACCCGTTCGGCGTCACGCGGCGCTACACCGATGCCGCGGCGCTGTTCGCGGCCGAGACGCTCGACTTCGTTGACATCGCCACCACCGTTGGCAGCCATCGGCCGCTGGTCGAGATGGCGGCCGCCCACCGCGTTCCGGTGATCTGCCAGAAGCCGTTCGCCCCGACGCTCGCCGACGCCAAGGCGATGGTCGCGGCCTGCGCCAAGGCCGGCGTGCCGCTGATGGTGCATGAGAATTTCCGCTGGCAGTCGCCGATCCAGGCGATGCGCGCCGTGCTCGACAGCGGCGAGATCGGCACGCCCTTCTTCGGGCGTATCTCCTTCCGCTCCGCCTATGACGTGTTTTCCGGCCAGCCCTATCTGGCGACGGGAAAGCGTTTCATCATCGAGGATCTCGGCATCCACATCCTCGACATCGCCCGCTTTCTGCTCGGCGATGTTTCGAGCCTGACCGCCCGCACCGCACGCATCAACCCCGCCATCGCCGGCGAGGATGTCGCTACGATGCTGATGGATCACAAGGGCGGCGCCATTTCGGTGGTCGATTGCAGCTATGCGACCCGGCTTGCCGTCGAGCCGTTCCCCGAAACGCTGATCGAGATCGACGGCAGCGACGGCACACTCCGGCTGGCGCAGGGATACCAGCTCACCGTCACCGGCAAGAGCGGCACAACGGTCAAGGATATCTCGCCACCCCTGCTGCCCTGGGCCTCGCGGCCATGGCACAACATCCAGGAAAGCGTGCTGGCGATCCAGCGACACTGGGTCGACTGCCTTGCATCAGGCAAGGAGCCGGCAACCTCAGGCGCCGACAACCTCAAAACATTCGCGCTGGTCGAGGCGGCCTACAGGGGCGCCGCAAGCCGAGAACCGGTGCAGATCGACGGTCTGCTGAAATGA
- a CDS encoding ABC transporter permease — protein sequence MTDIPARAAPSSASSGSALLTLMKLRTFIALIAVLVFFSIAAPNFLSAANLILMAKHVALNAFLAMGMTFVIITGGIDLSVGSIVGLCGMVAGYLVLNGIDLQIGYTIYFNVVEIALITLAVGILIGAVNGLLITRLNVAPFIATLGVLYVARGLALLSSDGRTFPNLVGKPELGTTGFGFLGAGRLVGLPVSIWILIVVALGAAYLARYTPLGRHIFAVGGNERAARISGVRVNMVKMFVYMFSGFCAAIVGLIISSELMASHPATGESFELNAIAAAVLGGTSMSGGRGTIGGTIVGAFVIGILSDGLVMMGVSSFWQMVIKGLVIIVAVVVDQAQRRLQQRVTLMQMAKAG from the coding sequence ATGACTGACATTCCGGCCAGGGCGGCTCCCTCTTCGGCCTCCAGCGGCTCCGCGCTGCTGACGCTGATGAAGCTCAGGACCTTCATCGCGCTGATTGCCGTGCTGGTGTTCTTCTCCATCGCGGCGCCGAACTTCCTGTCGGCCGCCAATCTGATCCTGATGGCCAAGCATGTGGCGCTCAACGCCTTCCTCGCCATGGGCATGACCTTCGTCATCATCACCGGCGGCATCGACCTTTCGGTCGGCTCGATCGTCGGCCTGTGCGGCATGGTGGCCGGCTATCTCGTGCTCAACGGCATCGATCTGCAGATCGGCTACACCATCTACTTCAACGTGGTCGAGATCGCATTGATCACGCTGGCGGTCGGTATTTTGATCGGCGCCGTCAACGGATTGCTGATCACCCGGCTCAATGTCGCGCCCTTCATCGCCACGCTCGGCGTGCTCTATGTGGCACGCGGCCTGGCGCTGCTATCGTCCGACGGCCGCACCTTCCCCAACCTGGTCGGCAAGCCGGAACTCGGCACCACCGGCTTCGGTTTCCTCGGCGCCGGCCGGCTCGTCGGCTTGCCGGTCTCGATCTGGATCCTGATCGTGGTGGCGCTGGGGGCGGCCTATCTCGCCCGGTACACGCCGCTTGGCCGCCACATCTTCGCCGTCGGCGGCAATGAGCGCGCGGCACGCATCTCCGGCGTGCGCGTCAACATGGTCAAGATGTTCGTCTACATGTTCTCCGGCTTCTGCGCGGCGATCGTCGGCCTGATCATCTCCTCGGAGTTGATGGCCTCGCATCCAGCGACGGGCGAAAGCTTCGAACTGAACGCCATCGCCGCGGCGGTGCTTGGCGGCACCTCGATGTCGGGCGGTCGCGGCACGATCGGCGGCACCATCGTCGGCGCCTTCGTCATCGGCATCCTGTCGGACGGGCTGGTGATGATGGGCGTGAGCTCCTTCTGGCAGATGGTGATCAAGGGCCTGGTCATCATCGTCGCCGTCGTCGTCGACCAGGCGCAGCGCCGGCTTCAGCAGCGTGTCACCCTGATGCAGATGGCAAAGGCGGGTTGA
- a CDS encoding sugar ABC transporter ATP-binding protein, whose protein sequence is MNAATGHEIILKLEDVSKVYAGTVAVKQANFEVRKGAVNVLVGENGAGKSTLMKIIAGVEQPTAGRILLDGNEVSFSSSGDAVNRGIGMVFQELNLFGNMTVAENIFATREITNRFRKIDRKEQERRAGEFLDRLEAGIRPDMLVEDLRIGQQQLVEIAKAVSLDARILIMDEPTSALSAAEVEILFKVIADLKARGVAIVYISHRLEELIRIGDYITVLRDGRITGQEEVKNVDTQWIVRQMIGSDAKDFAKADGHVPGEEVFRAEDICLPRATGGLAVDHVSLSLRAGEILGIYGLMGAGRSELFDCIMGRHGHASGKIFIDGNHIRERDTTRRIRRGLALIPEDRQREGLVSILSVASNLTLASLSRFVTLFHIRGGAEGQAVAQMVRELAIKVADPAQEVSSLSGGNQQKVVIGKALLTGPKVLLMDEPSRGIDVGAKADVFRTMRKLSRDGLGILFATSDLDEVMALSDRIAVMSNGKLTGMFDRAEATEAAIVAASALGHGPAHLAPAYGEQR, encoded by the coding sequence ATGAACGCGGCGACCGGTCACGAAATCATCCTGAAGCTGGAAGACGTCTCGAAAGTCTATGCCGGCACCGTCGCGGTCAAGCAGGCCAATTTCGAGGTGCGCAAGGGCGCGGTCAATGTGCTGGTCGGTGAAAACGGCGCCGGCAAATCGACGCTGATGAAGATCATCGCCGGCGTCGAGCAGCCGACGGCCGGCCGCATCCTGCTCGACGGCAACGAGGTCTCCTTCTCCTCGTCCGGTGATGCGGTGAACCGCGGCATCGGCATGGTGTTCCAGGAGCTGAACCTGTTCGGCAACATGACGGTTGCCGAGAACATTTTTGCCACGCGCGAGATCACCAACCGGTTTCGCAAGATCGACCGCAAGGAACAGGAACGGCGGGCCGGTGAATTCCTCGATCGGCTCGAAGCCGGTATCCGGCCGGATATGCTGGTCGAGGATCTGCGCATCGGCCAGCAGCAGCTGGTCGAGATCGCCAAGGCTGTCTCGCTCGATGCGCGCATCCTGATCATGGATGAGCCGACCTCGGCGCTGAGTGCCGCTGAAGTCGAGATCCTGTTCAAGGTGATCGCCGACCTCAAGGCGCGTGGCGTAGCGATCGTCTACATTTCGCACCGGCTCGAGGAGCTGATCCGCATCGGCGACTACATCACCGTGCTGCGCGATGGCCGCATCACCGGCCAGGAGGAGGTGAAGAACGTCGACACGCAGTGGATCGTGCGGCAGATGATCGGCTCGGACGCCAAGGATTTCGCCAAGGCCGACGGCCATGTTCCCGGCGAGGAGGTGTTCCGCGCCGAGGACATCTGCCTGCCGCGCGCCACTGGCGGACTGGCGGTCGACCACGTCTCGCTGTCGCTGCGCGCCGGCGAGATTTTGGGCATCTACGGGCTGATGGGCGCCGGGCGCAGCGAGCTGTTCGACTGCATCATGGGCCGCCACGGCCATGCCAGCGGCAAGATCTTCATCGACGGAAACCATATCAGGGAACGCGACACGACGCGGCGCATCAGGCGCGGTCTGGCGCTGATCCCGGAAGACCGCCAGCGCGAGGGCCTGGTGTCGATCCTCTCCGTCGCCAGCAACCTGACATTGGCGAGCCTGTCGCGCTTCGTCACCCTCTTCCACATCCGTGGCGGTGCCGAGGGGCAGGCCGTGGCGCAGATGGTGCGGGAACTCGCGATCAAGGTCGCCGACCCGGCGCAGGAGGTCTCGTCGCTGTCCGGCGGCAACCAGCAGAAGGTGGTGATCGGCAAGGCGCTGCTCACCGGACCGAAGGTGCTTTTGATGGACGAGCCGAGCCGCGGCATCGATGTCGGCGCCAAGGCCGACGTCTTCCGCACCATGCGCAAGCTGTCGCGCGATGGGCTGGGCATCCTCTTCGCCACGTCCGACCTCGATGAGGTGATGGCGCTGTCCGACCGGATCGCGGTGATGAGCAATGGCAAACTGACAGGCATGTTCGACCGGGCCGAGGCGACCGAAGCGGCGATCGTCGCCGCATCGGCGCTTGGCCATGGACCCGCCCATCTTGCCCCCGCATATGGAGAGCAACGCTGA
- a CDS encoding D-ribose ABC transporter substrate-binding protein, translating to MKLTRRMTLAAFAGVLALGTAAPAFAADLIAIITPSHDNPFFKAEAVGAEAKAKELGYEALVLVHDDDANKQSQLIDTAIGRGAKAIILDNAGADATVAAVQKAKDAGIPSFLIDREINATGVAVAQIVSNNYQGAQLGAQEFVKLMGEKGNYVELVGKESDTNAGIRSKGYHDVIDDYPDLKKVAQQSANWSQTEAYSKMESILQANPDIKGVISGNDTMAMGAYAALAAANRKDVIVVGFDGSNDVRDSITSGGIKATVLQPAYAQAQMAVEQANDFIKNKKSPEKEKQLMDCVLVNGDNAAKLETFALKN from the coding sequence ATGAAACTCACTCGCAGAATGACGCTTGCGGCTTTCGCCGGCGTGCTGGCACTTGGCACGGCGGCGCCGGCCTTCGCGGCCGACCTGATCGCGATCATCACCCCCTCGCACGACAATCCGTTCTTCAAGGCGGAAGCTGTCGGCGCCGAGGCAAAGGCCAAGGAACTTGGCTACGAGGCGCTGGTTCTGGTGCATGACGACGACGCCAACAAGCAGTCGCAACTGATCGACACCGCGATCGGCCGTGGCGCCAAGGCGATCATCCTCGACAATGCCGGTGCCGACGCCACCGTCGCCGCCGTGCAGAAGGCCAAGGACGCCGGCATCCCCTCCTTCCTGATCGACCGCGAGATCAACGCCACCGGCGTCGCCGTGGCGCAGATCGTCTCCAACAACTACCAGGGTGCCCAGCTCGGCGCGCAGGAGTTCGTCAAGCTGATGGGCGAGAAGGGCAATTATGTCGAGCTGGTCGGCAAGGAATCCGACACCAATGCCGGCATCCGCTCCAAGGGCTATCACGACGTGATCGACGACTATCCGGACCTGAAGAAGGTCGCGCAGCAGTCGGCCAACTGGAGCCAGACCGAGGCCTATTCCAAGATGGAATCGATCCTGCAGGCCAATCCCGATATCAAGGGCGTGATCTCCGGCAACGACACGATGGCGATGGGTGCCTATGCGGCGCTCGCCGCCGCGAACCGCAAGGATGTCATCGTCGTCGGCTTCGACGGCTCCAACGACGTGCGCGACTCCATCACATCAGGCGGCATCAAGGCGACGGTGCTGCAGCCGGCCTACGCCCAGGCGCAGATGGCGGTCGAGCAGGCCAACGACTTCATCAAGAACAAGAAGTCGCCGGAGAAGGAAAAGCAGCTGATGGACTGCGTGCTCGTCAATGGCGACAATGCCGCCAAGCTGGAAACCTTCGCGCTGAAGAACTGA
- a CDS encoding DUF2291 family protein, protein MLNKPVWPTKVTGQIKAIWPILALAAGIGLSACKILPTPSAQGSAGDASGFNPDKMVEEIWAAKVIPYLQQKAGPFAEVHALAKTDQAAAGAKYGNPKKQANSPWTFAVRVEGKIVAANTQSRAATMDIDVDGDGKADARVQIGPAMRGTALRDSLDFVQFNDFTNQIDFAQFGKAFNAYADKTVLSKLPREALEGRTVKVLGAYTIEGGQDLPLVTPAEAEIGPKP, encoded by the coding sequence ATGCTGAACAAGCCGGTATGGCCCACCAAAGTAACCGGGCAGATTAAAGCGATTTGGCCGATCCTTGCGCTGGCCGCCGGCATCGGCCTCAGCGCCTGCAAGATCCTGCCGACGCCATCGGCGCAAGGCAGTGCCGGCGACGCGTCCGGCTTCAACCCGGACAAGATGGTCGAGGAGATCTGGGCCGCGAAGGTCATTCCGTATCTGCAGCAGAAGGCCGGGCCGTTCGCCGAGGTCCATGCGCTGGCGAAGACCGATCAGGCGGCGGCCGGCGCTAAATACGGCAACCCCAAGAAGCAGGCGAATTCGCCATGGACCTTCGCGGTCCGCGTCGAGGGCAAGATCGTCGCCGCCAACACACAGTCGCGCGCGGCAACGATGGATATCGACGTCGACGGCGACGGCAAGGCGGATGCGCGCGTCCAAATCGGGCCGGCGATGCGCGGAACCGCACTGCGCGACAGCCTCGACTTCGTCCAGTTCAACGATTTCACGAACCAGATCGACTTCGCCCAGTTCGGCAAGGCGTTCAACGCCTATGCCGACAAGACCGTGCTGTCCAAGCTGCCGCGCGAAGCGCTGGAGGGCCGCACCGTCAAGGTGCTTGGCGCCTACACGATCGAAGGCGGCCAGGACCTGCCATTGGTGACCCCGGCGGAGGCCGAGATCGGGCCGAAGCCATGA
- a CDS encoding phosphogluconate dehydrogenase C-terminal domain-containing protein produces MTTIALFGAGGKMGYRLSTNFRGSDYTIRHVEISEAGKERLKTGLGFDAVGVDEALKGAEVVILAVPDTHIGKVAASIESKLAPGTMVIVLDAAAPFAGHLPNRADLTYFVTHPCHPPIFNDETDMAAKKDFFGGVKAKQHFVSALMQGPEADYAKGEKIAQIIWAPVMRSHRVTVEHMALLEPGLSETVCASLLVVMKEALDEVVARGVDRQAALDFLLGHMNVLGAVIFGETKGVFSDACNKAIEFGKPVLMRDDWKRVFEPEEIAASIQRIT; encoded by the coding sequence ATGACGACGATTGCGCTGTTCGGTGCGGGCGGGAAAATGGGCTACCGCCTGTCGACCAATTTTCGCGGATCGGACTACACGATCCGCCATGTCGAGATCAGCGAGGCGGGCAAGGAGCGGCTGAAAACCGGTCTGGGCTTCGATGCGGTCGGCGTCGATGAGGCGCTCAAGGGCGCCGAGGTCGTGATCCTGGCGGTGCCGGACACACATATCGGCAAGGTCGCCGCCAGCATCGAAAGCAAGCTGGCCCCTGGCACGATGGTGATCGTGCTCGATGCCGCGGCCCCTTTCGCCGGGCACCTGCCGAACCGTGCCGACCTGACCTATTTCGTCACCCATCCCTGCCATCCGCCGATCTTCAACGACGAGACCGACATGGCCGCCAAGAAGGACTTTTTCGGCGGCGTCAAAGCCAAACAGCATTTCGTCAGCGCCCTGATGCAAGGGCCGGAGGCGGACTATGCCAAGGGTGAGAAGATCGCCCAGATCATCTGGGCGCCAGTGATGCGCTCGCATCGCGTCACGGTCGAGCACATGGCGCTGCTGGAACCCGGCCTTTCGGAGACGGTGTGCGCTTCGCTGCTCGTCGTCATGAAGGAAGCGCTCGACGAAGTCGTGGCACGCGGTGTCGACCGGCAGGCGGCGCTGGATTTCCTGCTCGGCCACATGAACGTGCTCGGCGCCGTCATCTTCGGCGAGACCAAGGGCGTTTTCTCCGATGCCTGCAACAAGGCCATCGAATTCGGCAAGCCGGTGCTGATGCGCGACGACTGGAAGCGCGTCTTCGAGCCGGAAGAAATCGCCGCCTCCATCCAGCGCATTACGTGA